One region of Alosa sapidissima isolate fAloSap1 chromosome 1, fAloSap1.pri, whole genome shotgun sequence genomic DNA includes:
- the cryz gene encoding quinone oxidoreductase isoform X2, producing the protein MTTVKLMRAIRVAEFGGPSVLKLYSDIPAPSPGQKQTGDRVFATATETGGYAEYAVASEDAVHRLPDSLDFCQGAAIGVPYFTAYRALFHKAHAKAGETALIHGASGGVGIAACQLARAFGLKVLGTTGTVEGMELVLKNGAHQAFNHRENDYVSKIKEATNGQGVNVIVEMLSNVNLDNDLQMLSYGGRVTIVGCRGPIEINPRDTMIKESSIIGVALFFATQEETAECAAALFAGMEAGWLRPVVGPKYPLEKASLAHEDIINSPGAAGKMVLMM; encoded by the exons atgACTACAGTGAAGCTAATGCGAGCCATTCGAGTTGCAGAGTTTGGTGGGCCATCTGTTTTGAAACTTTATTCTGATATACCCGCACCATCTCCTGGACAGAAACAG ACAGGTGACCGTGTCTTTGCCACAGCCACTGAAACTGGAGGCTATGCTGAGTATGCGGTCGCATCTGAAGATGCTGTCCATCGACTCCCTGACTCCTTAGATTTCTGCCAGGGGGCAGCCATTGGAGTCCCTTATTTCACTGCTTATCGTGCCCTCTTTCACAA GGCTCATGCAAAAGCTGGGGAGACTGCTCTAATCCATGGAGCCAGTGGTGGA GTGGGTATAGCGGCTTGTCAGCTTGCGCGTGCTTTTGGGCTGAAGGTACTTGGTACAACTGGAACTGTGGAGGGAATGGAACTGGTGCTGAAAAATGGAGCCCATCAAGCCTTTAATCACAGAGAAAATGACTATGTCTCCAAAATAAAG GAAGCCACCAATGGGCAGGGTGTAAATGTGATTGTAGAGATGCTGTCTAATGTCAATCTCGACAACGATCTACAGATGTTGTCCTACGGTGGTCGAGTAACT ATTGTTGGCTGTAGGGGTCCTATTGAGATCAACCCCCGAGATACCATGATCAAAGAATCCAGTATCATTGGAGTGGCATTATTCTTTGCAACTCAA GAGGAGACAGCCGAATGCGCCGCTGCTCTCTTTGCGGGAATGGAGGCGGGCTGGCTCAGACCTGTTGTTGGGCCTAAGTACCCTCTTGAGAAAGCATCTCTGGCCCATGAGGACATAATCAACAGCCCTGGCGCAGCAGGAAAAATGGTCCTTATGATGTGA
- the cryz gene encoding quinone oxidoreductase isoform X1, translating into MTTVKLMRAIRVAEFGGPSVLKLYSDIPAPSPGQKQVLIRIYACGVNPVETYIRSGSYARKPALPYTPGSDVSGVIEAVGDGVQFLQTGDRVFATATETGGYAEYAVASEDAVHRLPDSLDFCQGAAIGVPYFTAYRALFHKAHAKAGETALIHGASGGVGIAACQLARAFGLKVLGTTGTVEGMELVLKNGAHQAFNHRENDYVSKIKEATNGQGVNVIVEMLSNVNLDNDLQMLSYGGRVTIVGCRGPIEINPRDTMIKESSIIGVALFFATQEETAECAAALFAGMEAGWLRPVVGPKYPLEKASLAHEDIINSPGAAGKMVLMM; encoded by the exons atgACTACAGTGAAGCTAATGCGAGCCATTCGAGTTGCAGAGTTTGGTGGGCCATCTGTTTTGAAACTTTATTCTGATATACCCGCACCATCTCCTGGACAGAAACAG GTATTAATTCGGATTTATGCCTGTGGAGTGAACCCAGTAGAAACTTACATTCGGTCTGGATCCTATGCGCGAAAGCCAGCGCTTCCGTATACCCCTGGATCAGATGTTTCTGGAGTTATAGAGGCTGTTGGGGATGGAGTTCAGTTTCTTCAG ACAGGTGACCGTGTCTTTGCCACAGCCACTGAAACTGGAGGCTATGCTGAGTATGCGGTCGCATCTGAAGATGCTGTCCATCGACTCCCTGACTCCTTAGATTTCTGCCAGGGGGCAGCCATTGGAGTCCCTTATTTCACTGCTTATCGTGCCCTCTTTCACAA GGCTCATGCAAAAGCTGGGGAGACTGCTCTAATCCATGGAGCCAGTGGTGGA GTGGGTATAGCGGCTTGTCAGCTTGCGCGTGCTTTTGGGCTGAAGGTACTTGGTACAACTGGAACTGTGGAGGGAATGGAACTGGTGCTGAAAAATGGAGCCCATCAAGCCTTTAATCACAGAGAAAATGACTATGTCTCCAAAATAAAG GAAGCCACCAATGGGCAGGGTGTAAATGTGATTGTAGAGATGCTGTCTAATGTCAATCTCGACAACGATCTACAGATGTTGTCCTACGGTGGTCGAGTAACT ATTGTTGGCTGTAGGGGTCCTATTGAGATCAACCCCCGAGATACCATGATCAAAGAATCCAGTATCATTGGAGTGGCATTATTCTTTGCAACTCAA GAGGAGACAGCCGAATGCGCCGCTGCTCTCTTTGCGGGAATGGAGGCGGGCTGGCTCAGACCTGTTGTTGGGCCTAAGTACCCTCTTGAGAAAGCATCTCTGGCCCATGAGGACATAATCAACAGCCCTGGCGCAGCAGGAAAAATGGTCCTTATGATGTGA